A single window of Syntrophus aciditrophicus SB DNA harbors:
- a CDS encoding HAD-IIB family hydrolase encodes MKIIIFTDLDGSLLNHDDYSFEGARPSLDRLREARIPLIFVTSKTRSEVERLQDAMRIREPFIVENGGGIFFPGNYRGFSFSGECLKDGDFVVLALGVPYDRIRGVFVTMKSRFKITGYGDLSPEEVAWLTGLSTAEARRAKVREFSEPFLLESVEDLPALEGLVKQKGMKIVRGGRFYHLIGAGQDKGAAVRGVRDIYRRNDGGGHIAIGIGDSENDLPLLQTVDIPVLIPHAERGFLDVSLPGLVKARESGCRGWNEAMRRILDELFQTDRI; translated from the coding sequence ATGAAAATCATCATCTTTACGGATCTGGATGGCAGCCTGCTGAATCACGACGACTACTCCTTCGAAGGAGCCCGGCCTTCGCTGGACAGGCTCCGGGAGGCGCGTATTCCCCTGATTTTTGTGACCAGCAAGACGCGCAGCGAGGTGGAGCGTCTTCAGGATGCGATGAGGATACGGGAGCCGTTTATTGTGGAGAACGGCGGGGGAATCTTCTTTCCGGGGAATTACCGTGGCTTCTCTTTTTCCGGGGAATGCCTGAAGGACGGGGATTTTGTCGTTCTGGCCCTGGGGGTTCCCTATGATCGGATTCGCGGCGTCTTCGTGACGATGAAGAGCCGCTTCAAAATCACCGGCTACGGCGATCTTTCTCCTGAAGAGGTCGCCTGGCTGACGGGGCTCTCCACTGCCGAGGCGCGGCGGGCGAAGGTCCGGGAATTCTCGGAACCCTTTCTGCTGGAATCCGTCGAGGATCTTCCTGCGCTGGAGGGTCTGGTGAAGCAGAAGGGGATGAAAATTGTCCGCGGCGGAAGGTTTTATCACCTCATCGGCGCCGGGCAGGACAAGGGGGCTGCCGTGCGCGGCGTTCGGGACATCTATCGGCGCAACGATGGCGGCGGGCACATCGCCATCGGGATCGGCGACAGTGAGAACGATCTGCCTCTGCTGCAGACTGTGGACATTCCCGTTCTCATCCCCCATGCGGAACGGGGTTTTCTGGACGTTTCCCTGCCTGGACTCGTGAAGGCCAGGGAATCCGGCTGTCGGGGATGGAACGAGGCAATGAGGAGAATTCTCGATGAACTTTTTCAGACAGACCGCATCTGA
- a CDS encoding TIGR00341 family protein, translated as MDGNLLKRMEYRINRRLRGMVPAVNQQEITKNIYGEVEISVGFFTILTLANLIALSGLLVNSAPVIIGAMLISPLMGPILSFGFAFITGDSFVWEKSLRKIIISVLLTVFVAALASYLSPLDEVTREISVRTTPNIFDLLIAFLSGTAGAAAICTKKNYLTIVPGVAIATAVIPPLSVTGFGIGNGYFAIASGAFFLFFTNFVAIVLSTCLVFYLYGFRPGLKDDEDARKLKRRLVLLSSVLLLISAPLVYTLSKGVSEIKLKKNIENSLKQEFNREKRSRLVTFQFFEGEERRLEIEAVVNTVDYMKENELEQAERNIGNILKRKALLHVEQVKVMPKGLIPPEVQTRTVMVPPKPSAEILREARNSILPVIRQASARAEDLLSPSKITDFSVAFQDKNSSVLLRLKIRRDSPLSNEELTWLEKFFSSSLNTPVRLSVETVPFVPVLFFDAKSVNLTESMKKELEPLKDAFGRNDRIHVVLETIAEANIPYKERIRLANERAAALAAFLSTECRVAPSQIRKNIAAKAAGRPAVKIVLTPAPESGS; from the coding sequence ATGGACGGCAATCTGTTGAAAAGAATGGAATATCGAATCAACCGCCGGCTGCGCGGCATGGTCCCCGCTGTCAATCAACAGGAGATCACGAAAAACATTTACGGCGAAGTGGAGATCTCGGTCGGGTTTTTTACGATCCTCACGCTGGCCAACCTCATCGCCCTCAGCGGTCTCCTGGTCAACAGCGCCCCCGTCATTATCGGCGCCATGCTGATTTCGCCGCTCATGGGTCCAATTCTGAGCTTTGGTTTCGCTTTCATCACGGGGGATTCTTTCGTCTGGGAGAAATCTCTTCGAAAGATCATCATCAGTGTACTTTTAACGGTCTTTGTCGCCGCCCTGGCTTCCTATCTATCCCCCCTCGATGAAGTTACCCGGGAAATCAGCGTCCGAACGACGCCAAACATCTTCGATCTGCTGATCGCCTTTCTTTCCGGAACGGCAGGAGCCGCTGCCATCTGCACGAAGAAGAACTATCTGACGATCGTTCCCGGAGTGGCCATCGCCACCGCCGTCATTCCTCCTCTGAGCGTGACGGGGTTCGGCATTGGGAACGGATACTTCGCGATTGCCTCAGGCGCCTTTTTTCTCTTTTTTACCAATTTCGTCGCCATTGTTCTCTCGACCTGCCTTGTTTTTTATCTCTACGGGTTTCGTCCCGGTCTGAAAGACGATGAAGACGCCAGAAAATTGAAGCGCCGTCTTGTTCTGCTTTCCTCCGTTCTTCTGCTGATTTCCGCTCCGCTGGTTTATACCCTCTCCAAAGGCGTGTCCGAGATCAAGTTGAAAAAGAATATTGAAAACTCGTTAAAGCAGGAATTCAACCGGGAAAAACGTTCTCGACTCGTCACGTTCCAATTTTTCGAAGGGGAGGAACGCCGGCTGGAAATCGAAGCCGTCGTCAATACGGTCGATTATATGAAGGAAAACGAACTGGAACAGGCTGAAAGGAATATTGGCAACATCCTGAAACGAAAGGCCCTGCTTCATGTCGAGCAGGTCAAGGTGATGCCCAAGGGATTGATTCCGCCGGAAGTGCAAACCAGAACTGTGATGGTTCCTCCAAAGCCGTCAGCGGAAATCCTTCGGGAAGCGCGGAACAGCATTCTTCCAGTGATCCGTCAGGCGTCCGCCAGGGCGGAAGACCTTCTTTCGCCGTCTAAAATTACGGATTTCTCCGTGGCCTTTCAGGATAAGAACTCCTCGGTGCTGCTCAGGTTGAAGATCAGACGGGATTCCCCCTTGTCGAATGAGGAATTGACGTGGCTCGAAAAATTTTTCAGTTCCTCGCTGAATACGCCGGTTCGCCTCAGCGTGGAAACGGTTCCCTTTGTCCCTGTTCTTTTTTTTGATGCAAAGTCTGTAAACTTGACGGAGTCAATGAAAAAAGAACTGGAACCCCTGAAGGATGCCTTCGGGCGCAATGACCGGATTCATGTCGTGCTGGAAACGATCGCGGAAGCGAACATTCCATACAAGGAACGGATCCGTTTAGCCAACGAACGGGCCGCGGCTCTTGCAGCCTTCCTGAGCACGGAATGCCGTGTCGCCCCTTCGCAGATAAGAAAAAACATCGCGGCGAAAGCAGCCGGAAGGCCTGCGGTAAAAATTGTTCTTACCCCTGCGCCGGAAAGTGGATCGTGA
- a CDS encoding cation-transporting P-type ATPase, translated as MDNLIGRHWHYLPAEEVIDLLDGNKDQGLDLFEVDHRREQFGYNVLTTKKGKGPLLRFLLQFHQPLVYILLAATVITLLLQEWVDAGVIFGVVLVNSIIGFLQESKAVKAMEALARTMVTEATVLRSGEKRRISSAEVAPGDIVLLQSGDKVPADMRLISVRDLHVDESALTGESVAVEKCDKILPHDTILADRRNMVYGSSLVTYGQAVGIVVAIGDATEVGRISELLATTEELETPLLRKIARFSKVLLYVILALAAVTFGVGVFRGQSALDMFMAAVALAVSAIPEGLPAAMTITLAIGVARMARKQAIIRKLPAVETLGSTTVICSDKTGTLTENQMTVQEIMAGSALFKVTGGGYEPAGKILTSAGEVPGDFPVALTECLRCGLLCNDSLVVEKEERWTVQGDPTEGALLAAAAKGGLSDREINEKWPRLDSIPFESEHQYMATLHAAPEGGHVVYAKGSVEAMLERCRRVLSSDGEPANLDTGAILDAVEAMAARGLRVLAFARMELPEEKQKIFHEDVAEGMIFLGLQGMIDPPRAEAVEAVRNCHSAGIRVKMITGDHALTASAIAGQIGLAHAEKVVTGRELADMSDTELLETVEDVSVYARVAPEQKLRLVEALQANGHIVAMTGDGVNDAPALKRADIGVAMGITGTDVAKEAADMVLTDDNFASIEAAVEEGRGTFDNLTKFIVWTLPTNIGEGLVILAAVFLGTLLPILAVQILWINMTTAVLLGLMLVFEPKEWDIMDRPPRLPAEPILTPMLIRRMLMVGGLMVLGAFGLFKWELASGAEITEARTVAVNLFVMVELFYLFNCRSLTKSVFKIGFFSNPWIFGGCAVMVVLQILFTYVPVMNTAFQSAPIGIGSWIRILAVSILVMLIVGVEKRYTNRN; from the coding sequence ATGGACAATCTGATCGGGCGCCACTGGCACTACCTTCCGGCCGAGGAAGTGATCGATCTTCTGGACGGCAATAAGGATCAGGGACTTGATCTCTTCGAGGTCGATCACCGGCGTGAACAATTCGGCTACAATGTTCTGACGACGAAGAAGGGGAAGGGCCCGCTGCTTCGTTTCCTCCTCCAGTTTCACCAGCCTCTGGTCTATATCCTCCTGGCTGCCACCGTGATCACCCTTCTGCTTCAGGAATGGGTCGATGCCGGGGTCATCTTCGGGGTGGTTCTCGTCAATTCCATAATCGGTTTTCTCCAGGAGTCCAAGGCCGTCAAGGCCATGGAGGCACTTGCCAGGACGATGGTTACTGAGGCCACGGTCCTGCGTTCGGGTGAGAAGCGGCGGATTTCTTCGGCTGAAGTGGCGCCCGGCGATATCGTTCTTCTTCAGTCCGGCGATAAGGTTCCCGCCGATATGCGTCTGATCTCGGTTCGGGATCTCCATGTCGATGAATCGGCGCTTACGGGAGAGTCCGTGGCCGTGGAAAAATGCGATAAGATCCTTCCCCATGATACGATTCTGGCGGACAGGAGAAATATGGTCTATGGGTCTTCCCTGGTTACCTACGGGCAGGCGGTTGGCATTGTGGTCGCAATTGGAGATGCCACGGAAGTGGGCCGGATTTCCGAGCTTCTCGCCACCACGGAGGAGCTGGAGACGCCTCTGCTTCGGAAGATTGCCCGGTTCAGCAAGGTTCTCCTCTATGTCATCCTCGCTCTGGCAGCGGTTACATTTGGTGTTGGGGTTTTTCGGGGGCAGAGCGCCCTCGACATGTTCATGGCGGCCGTGGCCCTGGCTGTAAGCGCCATTCCCGAGGGACTGCCCGCCGCCATGACCATTACGCTGGCCATCGGTGTGGCGAGGATGGCCCGCAAGCAGGCAATTATCCGCAAGCTTCCCGCGGTTGAGACACTGGGCAGCACAACGGTCATCTGTTCGGACAAGACGGGGACGCTCACGGAAAACCAGATGACCGTCCAGGAGATTATGGCGGGTTCGGCCTTATTCAAAGTAACCGGCGGGGGCTACGAACCTGCCGGCAAAATCCTGACGTCTGCCGGAGAAGTTCCTGGTGATTTTCCTGTGGCACTTACGGAATGCCTCCGGTGCGGCCTGTTGTGCAACGACAGCCTGGTTGTCGAAAAGGAGGAACGCTGGACCGTTCAGGGCGACCCCACCGAGGGCGCTCTGCTGGCGGCGGCCGCCAAAGGTGGTCTCTCCGACCGGGAGATAAACGAAAAATGGCCGCGCCTCGATAGCATCCCGTTCGAGTCCGAGCACCAGTACATGGCTACCCTCCATGCCGCTCCGGAAGGGGGGCATGTCGTGTATGCAAAAGGTTCGGTTGAAGCCATGCTGGAGAGGTGTCGGAGAGTTCTTTCATCAGATGGGGAACCGGCGAATCTCGATACGGGGGCGATCCTGGACGCCGTGGAAGCCATGGCTGCCAGAGGCTTGCGCGTCCTGGCCTTTGCCCGGATGGAGCTTCCGGAAGAAAAACAGAAAATCTTCCATGAGGATGTGGCTGAGGGCATGATTTTTCTGGGCCTGCAGGGCATGATCGATCCGCCGCGGGCAGAAGCGGTGGAAGCGGTCAGAAACTGTCACAGCGCCGGAATACGCGTCAAGATGATTACCGGCGACCACGCACTCACGGCCTCGGCCATCGCCGGTCAGATCGGCCTCGCTCACGCGGAGAAGGTGGTTACAGGTCGGGAACTGGCGGATATGAGCGATACGGAACTGCTTGAAACCGTTGAAGATGTATCCGTCTATGCCCGGGTTGCCCCTGAGCAGAAACTCCGCCTTGTGGAGGCCCTTCAGGCCAATGGTCATATCGTGGCCATGACCGGCGACGGGGTCAACGACGCTCCTGCGCTGAAGCGTGCCGACATCGGCGTCGCCATGGGAATCACCGGCACCGATGTCGCCAAGGAGGCCGCAGATATGGTGCTCACGGATGACAACTTCGCTTCCATCGAGGCCGCTGTGGAGGAGGGCCGCGGGACGTTTGACAACCTCACCAAGTTCATCGTCTGGACCCTGCCCACCAACATCGGTGAAGGACTGGTGATCCTGGCGGCTGTGTTTCTGGGGACCTTGCTGCCCATCCTCGCGGTTCAGATTCTTTGGATCAATATGACCACGGCCGTCCTGCTCGGCCTGATGCTCGTCTTCGAGCCAAAGGAGTGGGACATCATGGATCGTCCTCCCCGGCTGCCTGCGGAGCCCATCTTAACCCCGATGCTTATACGGAGGATGCTGATGGTGGGAGGTCTGATGGTTCTTGGAGCCTTCGGACTCTTCAAATGGGAACTGGCCTCAGGAGCGGAAATCACGGAGGCGCGGACAGTGGCCGTCAATCTGTTCGTGATGGTGGAACTCTTTTATCTTTTCAACTGCCGGTCGCTGACGAAATCCGTCTTTAAAATCGGATTCTTTTCCAATCCCTGGATATTCGGCGGATGCGCCGTCATGGTGGTTCTGCAGATCCTGTTCACGTATGTGCCGGTTATGAACACCGCTTTCCAGAGTGCACCCATCGGTATCGGGTCCTGGATCCGAATCCTGGCCGTATCGATTCTGGTCATGCTGATTGTAGGTGTTGAGAAGCGCTATACCAACCGGAACTGA
- the ablA gene encoding lysine 2,3-aminomutase, protein MLTQSQHKILNEIDGSSVRNWKDWKWQLRHCIKDLDTFETLLDIRLPETLRRQFKLIVEKFPMSITPYYLSLIDTEDLENDPVFKQSFPAINELDVQSTDMSDPLHEDRDSPVPGLTHRYPDRVLLLISNTCAMYCRHCTRKRRVGDRDTIPSREQIMKGIEYIRDTPQVRDVLLSGGDPFLLSTDYLDWILIELKKIEHVEVIRIGTRTPAVLPYRITDELVEMLKKHHPLWINTHFNHPRELTASSRAALRKLADAGIPLGNQSVLLSGVNDCPRIMRSLVHKLVANRVRPYYLYQCDLSEGLSHFRTPVGKGIEILESLIGHTSGFCVPTYVIDAPAGGGKIPVMPNYLISWSTNKVVLRNYEGVITTYKEPDSYEPTFCDRNCKDCNLQLSLEDAGEFRAVGIEKLLADYDDTIALVPRNNDRHRRRG, encoded by the coding sequence ATGCTGACTCAATCCCAGCACAAAATACTCAATGAAATCGATGGAAGTTCGGTCCGCAACTGGAAGGATTGGAAGTGGCAGTTGAGACACTGCATAAAAGATCTGGACACGTTCGAGACACTTCTTGACATCCGCTTGCCGGAAACCCTGCGCCGGCAGTTCAAATTGATCGTCGAAAAATTTCCCATGTCGATAACGCCTTATTATCTCTCCCTGATTGACACGGAAGATCTGGAAAATGATCCGGTTTTCAAACAAAGCTTCCCTGCAATCAACGAATTGGATGTTCAGTCAACGGACATGTCGGATCCTCTGCATGAGGATCGGGACAGCCCGGTACCGGGTTTGACACACAGGTATCCGGACCGTGTTTTGCTGCTGATCAGTAACACTTGTGCCATGTATTGCCGTCACTGCACAAGAAAGCGCCGCGTGGGCGATCGGGATACAATTCCCAGCCGTGAGCAGATCATGAAGGGAATCGAATACATTAGAGACACACCGCAGGTCAGGGATGTCCTTTTAAGCGGTGGTGATCCCTTTCTCCTGTCGACGGATTACCTTGACTGGATTCTCATCGAATTGAAGAAGATCGAGCACGTCGAAGTCATAAGGATCGGAACACGTACGCCTGCCGTACTTCCCTATAGAATTACCGATGAACTGGTTGAAATGCTGAAAAAACATCATCCTCTCTGGATAAACACCCATTTCAACCACCCCAGGGAATTAACGGCCTCTTCAAGAGCCGCCCTCAGAAAACTTGCAGATGCCGGGATACCCCTCGGCAATCAATCGGTTCTGTTGTCTGGGGTCAATGACTGTCCCCGGATCATGCGTTCCCTGGTCCATAAACTCGTCGCTAATCGTGTCCGGCCTTACTATCTCTATCAATGCGATCTGTCCGAAGGGCTCAGTCATTTTCGAACTCCCGTAGGAAAGGGAATTGAAATTCTCGAAAGCCTGATAGGCCACACAAGCGGCTTCTGCGTTCCGACCTATGTGATCGATGCCCCGGCCGGTGGAGGAAAAATTCCGGTCATGCCGAACTATCTCATCTCCTGGTCCACAAACAAGGTGGTTTTACGGAATTATGAAGGAGTCATAACCACTTACAAGGAACCCGATTCTTACGAACCCACTTTCTGCGACCGGAACTGCAAGGACTGCAACCTCCAGCTCTCACTCGAAGACGCGGGTGAATTCCGTGCCGTAGGCATAGAAAAACTGCTGGCCGACTACGACGACACCATTGCCCTGGTTCCCAGGAATAACGATCGCCACAGGAGAAGAGGATGA
- the ablB gene encoding putative beta-lysine N-acetyltransferase: MNSFVKNSLPDRIEKLPCGSVIQHGPYNERIYLLKVGGDATGLLPFVLVAMAKGYGYSKIFVKVPTGFSKKFSRAGYVEEASIPGLYNGSNTGTFMGYYLKEQRASEREAATLDAILHLAISRSESPVTPLDAKRFIIRSCTESDIDQMAAIYRTVFPTYPFPIHDPAYLLDTMRSHVAYFGVESDGKLVALSSAEMDKSAQNVEMTDFATLLQWQRSSLSLHLLARMEKEMKQEGIKTAYTIARAMSPGINVTFSRLGYAYGGRLKNNTNISAQIESMNVWYKKLS, from the coding sequence ATGAACTCCTTCGTAAAAAATTCTCTGCCGGACCGGATAGAAAAGCTTCCCTGCGGCTCAGTCATCCAGCATGGTCCATACAATGAGCGGATATACCTGCTGAAAGTGGGAGGCGACGCCACAGGGCTTCTCCCTTTCGTTCTGGTTGCAATGGCAAAGGGATACGGTTATTCGAAGATATTTGTCAAAGTTCCCACAGGCTTCTCAAAAAAGTTTTCCCGGGCGGGCTATGTCGAGGAGGCCTCCATCCCCGGATTGTACAACGGCTCAAATACAGGAACGTTCATGGGGTATTATCTGAAAGAGCAGCGTGCCTCCGAACGGGAAGCGGCAACTCTGGATGCAATTCTTCATCTTGCAATCAGCAGATCCGAATCACCTGTGACGCCACTGGATGCAAAACGGTTCATAATCCGCAGCTGCACGGAAAGCGATATCGATCAAATGGCTGCCATCTATCGGACTGTTTTTCCCACCTATCCGTTTCCGATTCATGACCCCGCGTATCTGCTCGATACGATGCGGAGCCACGTCGCTTATTTCGGTGTCGAATCGGACGGGAAACTGGTGGCGCTCTCTTCCGCTGAAATGGACAAGTCCGCTCAAAATGTAGAAATGACTGATTTTGCGACACTTCTTCAATGGCAGAGAAGCAGTCTGAGCCTGCATCTGCTTGCCCGCATGGAAAAAGAGATGAAGCAGGAAGGAATAAAAACGGCGTATACCATTGCCCGTGCCATGTCCCCGGGAATCAACGTTACATTTTCCAGACTCGGCTATGCCTATGGAGGAAGATTAAAAAACAACACCAATATTTCCGCGCAAATCGAGAGCATGAACGTCTGGTACAAAAAACTCTCTTAG
- a CDS encoding lytic murein transglycosylase has product MYAKASELLKNIRLQALLIILKARKLSVCFLPFAAFLLALPSPNAVADNAGSMKQFQKCLSRLENTAIESGVSSQTVKSALESIQWLEDVIRADRSQPEFHLTFWHYLESRVTDARVERGREMYHAHYNLLHKIYLRYGVPPHYLVALWGMETNYGSNFGSVPLMSALATLACGRRRSNMFTREFISALLIQENGAMDLARSKGSWAGAIGHMQFLPSTCLKHAVDSDKDGRIDLFGSLPDAFASAANYFHRSGWKKGKRWGREVLIPLNFNYVLAGLGTNKSVNEWRALGLVDASGEPLPESDIEGSLLLPMGHNGPAFLVYRNFHIIRKWNASISFALAVGHLADRIAGMDGLTTKCPDHLRPLSTAEVREIQEWLNRLGYESGEVDGLVGRRTRAAARAFQAEAGLPADGYLTHELMEMLQHAERNRAF; this is encoded by the coding sequence ATGTACGCAAAGGCATCTGAATTGCTAAAAAACATCCGGTTGCAGGCACTGCTGATCATCCTCAAGGCCCGAAAATTATCCGTTTGCTTCCTTCCGTTTGCCGCCTTCCTGCTCGCGTTGCCGTCCCCAAACGCGGTTGCCGATAATGCAGGTTCAATGAAGCAGTTCCAAAAATGTCTGTCACGCCTCGAAAATACGGCCATCGAAAGCGGCGTTTCTTCTCAAACCGTGAAATCGGCGCTGGAAAGTATACAGTGGCTCGAGGACGTGATCAGAGCCGATCGCAGCCAGCCCGAGTTCCATTTGACCTTCTGGCATTACCTGGAAAGTCGTGTCACCGATGCCCGCGTCGAACGCGGACGTGAAATGTACCATGCGCATTACAACCTGTTGCACAAAATTTACCTGCGCTATGGCGTACCCCCTCATTACCTTGTCGCCCTCTGGGGCATGGAAACGAACTACGGCAGCAACTTCGGTTCCGTGCCACTTATGAGCGCGCTGGCAACACTCGCATGCGGCCGGCGGCGCAGTAATATGTTCACCCGCGAGTTTATCAGCGCGTTACTCATCCAGGAAAACGGCGCGATGGATCTCGCCCGTTCAAAAGGATCGTGGGCCGGCGCGATAGGCCATATGCAGTTCCTGCCCTCAACCTGCCTCAAGCACGCCGTCGACTCCGACAAGGACGGCAGGATAGATCTGTTCGGCAGCCTGCCGGATGCGTTCGCTTCAGCAGCAAACTACTTCCATCGATCCGGCTGGAAAAAAGGAAAGCGTTGGGGCCGTGAAGTGCTGATCCCGCTCAATTTTAATTACGTGCTTGCTGGTCTCGGAACGAATAAAAGTGTGAACGAATGGCGCGCGCTCGGTTTGGTTGACGCCTCTGGTGAACCTTTGCCGGAGTCCGACATCGAGGGCTCTCTTCTGCTGCCGATGGGACATAATGGTCCGGCGTTTCTCGTCTACCGGAATTTCCACATCATCAGGAAGTGGAACGCCTCGATCAGTTTCGCGCTTGCCGTCGGTCACCTCGCCGATCGCATCGCCGGCATGGACGGGCTGACCACAAAATGTCCAGACCATCTGCGCCCCCTGTCCACAGCGGAAGTCAGAGAAATCCAGGAATGGCTGAACCGCCTGGGTTATGAGAGCGGAGAGGTGGACGGTCTCGTCGGCCGCCGGACACGAGCCGCAGCACGCGCCTTCCAGGCCGAAGCGGGGTTGCCGGCGGACGGCTATCTGACGCACGAATTGATGGAAATGTTGCAACATGCGGAAAGGAATCGGGCTTTTTAA
- a CDS encoding mechanosensitive ion channel, whose translation MDIQGMFEQIIQSLGNYVPNILGALAILIVGWLLALIVSAAVRGILKRTDFDNRIAGKIFGDQAVKTMNLEVVVAKVFYYIIMLFVLLAFFQTLKLTIVTEPINNLLNRLFAYIPQFIGAVVLLLIAWILASMVRLASVKILQTARLDERLGAAEEGRRSFAKTLGDALYWLIFLLFLPAILDALMLSGLLQPVQAMLDKLLGFLPNILAGAVIILVGWFAARLVKRIVTNLLAVTGIDRLSERLGMDTVLGEQRLSGVLGWIVYALIILPVAIAALNALALDALTRPASDMLNLILSAIPNIFAAAIVIIIAYAVGNMAATLITNILVKIGFNRILPLIGIGKEPEKGQRTPAQVVGTIVLAAVMIFAAMEAANLLGFEMMGTLVSGFLVFAGQILLGLVIIAIGMYVANLVAELIRSSGVMHARFLALVARIAILLLAGAMGLARMGLADEIISLAFGLLFGSIMVAAAIAFGIGGRDFAARQLDSWSKALQKEK comes from the coding sequence ATGGACATTCAAGGCATGTTCGAACAGATTATTCAGTCACTTGGCAATTATGTCCCCAACATTCTCGGAGCATTGGCCATTCTCATCGTAGGCTGGTTGCTTGCGCTCATCGTCTCGGCTGCTGTAAGAGGGATTCTCAAGCGGACGGATTTTGACAACAGAATCGCGGGGAAAATTTTCGGGGATCAGGCTGTCAAAACGATGAATCTGGAGGTCGTTGTCGCCAAAGTATTCTACTACATCATCATGCTCTTTGTTTTGCTGGCTTTCTTCCAGACACTCAAACTGACGATTGTGACCGAACCCATCAACAATCTGCTCAATCGCTTGTTTGCCTATATCCCACAGTTCATCGGCGCGGTGGTTCTGCTGTTGATCGCCTGGATTTTAGCCAGCATGGTGCGGTTGGCATCAGTAAAAATCTTACAGACCGCGAGACTGGATGAACGCCTGGGAGCAGCGGAAGAGGGTCGCCGCTCCTTTGCAAAGACTCTGGGAGATGCTCTTTACTGGCTTATCTTTCTGTTATTCCTGCCTGCCATTCTGGACGCCTTAATGCTGTCGGGATTATTGCAGCCTGTGCAGGCAATGCTGGATAAACTGCTCGGATTTCTGCCGAACATACTTGCAGGCGCCGTTATCATACTGGTTGGCTGGTTTGCAGCCCGGCTGGTAAAGCGAATCGTAACGAACCTGCTCGCTGTCACGGGCATTGACCGGTTGAGTGAACGGCTTGGAATGGACACGGTGCTGGGCGAACAGAGGCTCTCAGGTGTCCTGGGTTGGATTGTTTACGCGCTCATCATTCTTCCCGTTGCCATTGCGGCCCTGAACGCTCTGGCACTGGATGCGCTGACCCGGCCCGCCAGCGATATGTTGAATCTTATCCTGAGTGCGATTCCCAATATCTTTGCCGCAGCGATCGTAATCATCATCGCGTACGCGGTCGGAAACATGGCCGCGACACTCATCACCAACATTCTGGTCAAGATTGGATTTAATCGAATCCTTCCGTTGATCGGCATCGGGAAAGAACCTGAAAAAGGTCAACGAACTCCCGCCCAGGTGGTCGGCACCATCGTGCTGGCAGCCGTCATGATTTTCGCAGCCATGGAGGCGGCCAATCTGCTCGGTTTTGAAATGATGGGAACGCTGGTTTCCGGCTTCCTGGTGTTCGCGGGACAGATATTACTTGGCCTGGTCATCATTGCAATAGGCATGTATGTGGCAAACCTCGTTGCTGAACTCATTCGATCCAGCGGTGTGATGCATGCCCGCTTCCTGGCTCTGGTTGCCCGCATAGCCATCCTGTTGCTGGCAGGAGCCATGGGATTGGCGCGCATGGGACTTGCGGACGAAATCATTTCGCTGGCATTTGGCTTACTGTTCGGTTCCATTATGGTGGCTGCAGCGATCGCTTTCGGAATAGGGGGACGGGATTTTGCGGCAAGGCAACTCGATTCCTGGAGCAAAGCTTTACAAAAGGAAAAGTAA